In a genomic window of Pseudodesulfovibrio senegalensis:
- the rfbC gene encoding dTDP-4-dehydrorhamnose 3,5-epimerase translates to MIITPLPISGLYQVQSEPFRDARGQFARLFCLRELSETGLEMNVVQINHSSTKSVGTVRGMHFQQYPCAEKKIVRCLAGRCFDVAVDLRPDSKTYLKWFGTVLSPDNNKALYIPEGFAHGFQALAPDTEMLYLHSEYYSPEREEGVRHDDPVVKIEWPLPPGDVSQRDMQHPLIDDTFSGVNV, encoded by the coding sequence GTGATAATAACCCCACTGCCGATTTCTGGCCTGTATCAGGTCCAGAGTGAACCTTTTCGTGACGCGCGCGGTCAGTTTGCGCGACTGTTTTGCCTCAGGGAACTGAGCGAAACTGGTCTTGAAATGAATGTTGTTCAGATCAACCATTCGTCGACCAAGAGTGTCGGGACTGTTCGAGGAATGCACTTTCAGCAATATCCTTGTGCGGAAAAAAAGATCGTCCGTTGTCTGGCCGGAAGATGTTTTGACGTTGCCGTGGATTTGAGGCCTGATTCAAAGACATACCTGAAGTGGTTCGGTACGGTTTTGTCTCCGGATAACAACAAAGCGCTGTATATACCGGAAGGCTTTGCACACGGATTTCAGGCTTTGGCCCCCGACACGGAGATGCTGTACCTTCATTCGGAGTACTATTCGCCGGAGAGAGAGGAGGGGGTGCGGCATGATGACCCTGTGGTGAAGATAGAGTGGCCTCTGCCTCCTGGCGACGTTTCGCAGCGGGATATGCAGCATCCGCTTATCGATGATACTTTTTCAGGGGTGAATGTATGA
- a CDS encoding class I SAM-dependent methyltransferase codes for MKCRHCQSPLENVLIDLVNQPPSNSFLTGGQLDEPEIFYPLKVYICPKCFLVQLPEYKKSRDIFSNDYAYYSSFSSSWVEHARRYVDMAEERFALSKDSFVLEVASNDGYLLQWFVKKGIPCLGVEPSGGTADAAFKKGVESVREFFGAALANKLVEQGRQADLLLGNNVLAHVPDVNDFVDGLKIALKPGGTVTMEFPYLGNLVRLGQFDTIYHEHFSYFSLFSAQRIFASRRLVIFDVETLPTHGGSLRIFAGHAEENRAVLASVERIMAEEQSMGFATMDYYRGFQEKADNVKVDMLDFLVEQRKRGKLVAAYGAAAKGNTLLNYCGIRSDLIPFCVDASPHKQGLFMPGSHIPVLSPSTVRERRPDYVVILPWNLQEEIRHQHAYIKEWGGRFVTAIPTLHIY; via the coding sequence ATGAAGTGCCGCCATTGCCAATCACCGCTCGAAAACGTCCTGATCGATCTGGTCAATCAGCCTCCTTCCAACTCTTTTCTTACTGGCGGGCAGTTGGATGAGCCGGAAATTTTTTATCCTCTCAAGGTTTATATCTGCCCCAAGTGTTTTTTGGTGCAGCTTCCGGAATACAAGAAATCCCGAGATATTTTTTCGAACGACTACGCGTACTATTCTTCTTTTTCCAGTTCCTGGGTGGAACACGCCCGTCGCTATGTCGATATGGCGGAGGAGCGCTTTGCCCTGAGCAAGGATTCATTTGTTCTTGAAGTGGCCTCGAACGATGGTTACCTGCTCCAGTGGTTCGTAAAAAAAGGCATTCCCTGTTTGGGAGTTGAACCTTCGGGGGGGACGGCAGACGCTGCGTTCAAAAAGGGCGTGGAGAGTGTCAGGGAATTTTTTGGTGCGGCGCTTGCCAACAAGCTTGTGGAGCAGGGCAGGCAGGCAGATTTATTGCTGGGGAATAACGTGTTGGCGCATGTTCCCGATGTGAATGACTTTGTCGATGGTCTCAAAATTGCGCTCAAGCCGGGCGGTACGGTCACCATGGAGTTCCCCTATTTGGGCAATCTGGTCAGGCTGGGTCAGTTTGACACCATCTATCATGAGCACTTTTCGTATTTTTCTTTGTTTTCCGCGCAACGGATATTTGCCAGCCGGAGGTTGGTGATATTTGACGTTGAGACCTTGCCTACGCACGGAGGGTCTTTGCGGATTTTTGCCGGTCATGCAGAGGAAAACAGAGCCGTGTTAGCGTCTGTGGAGCGAATCATGGCCGAAGAACAATCTATGGGTTTTGCCACCATGGATTATTATCGAGGTTTTCAGGAGAAAGCGGACAACGTCAAGGTGGATATGCTGGATTTCCTTGTCGAGCAAAGGAAGCGAGGGAAGCTGGTCGCAGCGTATGGTGCTGCCGCCAAAGGAAATACGTTGCTGAATTATTGCGGAATTCGAAGTGATTTGATTCCATTTTGCGTGGACGCCTCTCCCCACAAGCAGGGGTTGTTCATGCCGGGCAGCCATATTCCTGTGCTGTCTCCCTCAACCGTGCGCGAACGCAGGCCCGATTATGTTGTTATTCTTCCCTGGAACCTTCAGGAAGAAATCAGGCATCAACATGCGTACATCAAGGAATGGGGAGGGCGGTTTGTTACCGCGATTCCCACCTTGCATATATATTGA
- the wecB gene encoding non-hydrolyzing UDP-N-acetylglucosamine 2-epimerase, with amino-acid sequence MVSERIPLVATVVGTRPEAIKMASLCQCLGESPCVKAVLVSTGQHRTQLDQVFSRLKLTPDVDLKLMHKVGNLNGLCGKVLEEMDAVLENLGPDMVVVQGDTTTAFASGLAAFHRGVPVGHVEAGLRSGDIMNPYPEEANRKFISSFATLNFAPTRQARRNLEGEQVDPESIIVTGNTVVDTLQRVSSQITELPVCVARRVVPGRRIVLVTAHRRESWGASLARICLAVRKIAQHHPDVEVVFPVHKNPVVRQMVFPALSDLDRVHLVEPLDYFEFVSTMKFAALILTDSGGVQEEAPTFGTPVLVMRETTERSEAMEAGTSLLVGTGTEDIVLRASAWLATPPRSSGQSNPFGDGMAAQRILKALLNWYGGRRPYLDQEDFFGR; translated from the coding sequence ATGGTGTCAGAACGAATTCCACTTGTTGCTACTGTTGTGGGCACCCGCCCCGAAGCCATAAAGATGGCCTCTCTTTGCCAATGCCTTGGCGAGAGCCCCTGTGTGAAGGCAGTTCTTGTTTCAACAGGACAGCACCGTACGCAACTTGATCAGGTCTTTTCCCGGTTGAAGTTGACGCCGGATGTCGACTTGAAGCTGATGCACAAGGTCGGAAATCTAAACGGCCTGTGCGGTAAAGTGTTGGAAGAGATGGACGCTGTACTGGAAAATCTTGGACCGGATATGGTTGTTGTTCAGGGGGATACGACCACTGCTTTTGCTTCAGGCCTTGCAGCGTTTCATCGGGGCGTTCCCGTAGGCCATGTGGAGGCGGGGCTGCGAAGTGGGGACATCATGAACCCGTATCCGGAGGAAGCGAACCGGAAGTTCATCAGTTCCTTTGCGACATTGAATTTCGCGCCGACCCGGCAGGCCCGCAGGAATCTTGAAGGTGAACAGGTTGACCCTGAGTCTATTATTGTAACTGGGAATACCGTTGTGGATACGTTGCAAAGGGTTTCCAGCCAGATAACGGAGCTTCCCGTCTGTGTTGCGCGGCGCGTCGTACCCGGGCGACGAATTGTTTTGGTGACAGCGCACCGGCGTGAATCCTGGGGCGCGTCTCTTGCCCGGATTTGTCTGGCGGTGAGGAAGATCGCACAACACCATCCGGATGTGGAGGTGGTGTTCCCGGTGCATAAGAATCCGGTGGTACGGCAGATGGTCTTTCCAGCCCTTTCCGATTTGGACAGGGTTCACCTTGTGGAGCCTTTGGATTACTTCGAATTTGTTTCGACCATGAAATTTGCGGCCCTGATCCTTACTGATTCCGGAGGTGTACAGGAAGAAGCGCCCACGTTCGGGACTCCCGTGCTTGTTATGCGGGAAACGACTGAACGGTCTGAAGCAATGGAGGCCGGGACATCACTACTAGTCGGGACAGGCACGGAGGATATCGTCCTTCGTGCATCGGCATGGCTGGCAACGCCTCCCCGGTCGTCCGGACAGAGCAATCCTTTTGGGGACGGCATGGCCGCGCAGCGCATTTTGAAGGCCCTCTTGAACTGGTACGGCGGACGCCGACCCTATTTGGATCAAGAGGATTTTTTTGGCCGTTAA
- a CDS encoding TIGR00180 family glycosyltransferase: protein MATLFIPTRNRPYSLDFVLKYFSETAPGTPIVIADGSETSMAKKNISVAEKYNGKLKITLRQYDEKTPYTHRFIDALQSVDDEYVVMGADDDYLDMDVIRKGEDHLRDNPDYVLALGYRVDMDERKKNYIRATLFHSFSIEMDDPLERLQYFTEWPFATTYSVSRKKYLLRRYQNLFDMDFKKHDPEATLPMIYGFNDYLIGIFDLFEGKIKAFPELSCISTKIPAFEYMRSYNPLSCLTQSEGVLQIRDIIAQKMTQKLGMKEQNALRSSSDLIRKRLCELTGGKLTNLHEFWTGRHFSEKEIVIQFRFFNRMFHAKTQEHAKSAELIRAANAYSRAIRGLSPIDGKMKPAPEYNLEKLSAPPIREEEVATYKYLDINDLRELPSLPKGATRR, encoded by the coding sequence ATGGCCACGCTCTTTATACCTACACGCAACAGACCTTACTCATTAGACTTTGTCTTAAAATACTTCTCCGAAACCGCACCGGGGACGCCCATTGTCATTGCAGACGGCAGTGAAACTAGCATGGCAAAAAAGAACATTTCCGTAGCAGAAAAATACAACGGCAAACTGAAGATCACCCTCCGACAATACGACGAAAAAACGCCGTACACCCATCGCTTCATAGACGCGTTGCAAAGCGTGGACGACGAATACGTCGTCATGGGAGCCGATGACGACTATCTGGATATGGATGTGATCCGGAAAGGTGAAGACCATCTCAGGGACAACCCGGACTACGTCTTGGCATTGGGCTACCGGGTGGACATGGACGAACGGAAAAAAAACTACATCCGGGCAACGCTTTTCCATTCCTTCAGCATTGAAATGGATGACCCGCTGGAACGGCTACAGTACTTCACGGAATGGCCATTTGCCACGACATACAGCGTATCACGAAAGAAATATCTGCTCAGGCGCTACCAAAATCTCTTTGACATGGACTTCAAAAAGCACGACCCCGAAGCCACCCTGCCCATGATATATGGGTTCAACGATTATCTGATCGGAATATTTGATCTGTTTGAAGGAAAGATAAAAGCATTTCCAGAGTTATCCTGCATATCGACCAAAATACCGGCATTCGAATACATGCGCTCGTACAATCCCCTTAGTTGCCTGACCCAAAGCGAGGGGGTCCTCCAAATACGCGACATCATAGCACAAAAGATGACGCAAAAACTTGGCATGAAAGAACAAAATGCCCTTCGAAGCAGCTCCGACCTCATTCGCAAACGGCTTTGCGAACTGACTGGAGGAAAGCTGACAAACCTACACGAATTTTGGACAGGCAGGCATTTCTCAGAAAAAGAAATTGTCATTCAATTCCGATTCTTCAACAGAATGTTCCATGCAAAAACACAGGAACACGCCAAAAGTGCGGAATTGATCAGGGCTGCAAATGCATACAGCCGTGCCATCCGGGGGCTGAGTCCGATAGATGGCAAAATGAAACCAGCCCCGGAGTACAATCTGGAAAAATTGTCAGCTCCCCCCATACGCGAAGAGGAAGTTGCAACATACAAATATCTTGATATCAACGACTTGAGGGAGCTTCCGTCCCTTCCGAAAGGAGCAACAAGGCGTTAA
- a CDS encoding polysaccharide pyruvyl transferase family protein encodes MSISICLFGSLMEAHVNRSLHQALKNEGCQILSTGPVWGGHDLPKDEGDIEKIRNKLHLAIDHKIDVLFVIRAAALPPKLVREAKAKGVFTVVWLPDDPVLYDFLYKHVVDEYDLVLNCGSKNILDFYTAKGHQPGINFPFWTSSDFFPYCYNPEKSALDVVFWGNCTGAGRKARYETIAALPARTRTFGRIGDDPMGLHGGVIKDINNTEKLVSKTFCNFKIGLNIPQHFSDYADSVYSFKGLEKLGSFQIPSRVVQYAASGMPILSFGNTLNGLLPGAICVNSQEEAAKKLEVLRDADRLLSLSREVHASFKRFYSATIRAKFLLALLDGSLSNPYGMSSEKRARLFFDAADTLACTKSWLTKDAPTKKSNVTIAGYYGRENLGDELILQSMVNNVDTPDASVEFTVAAEDPKNAAAMHGLRTIPRHELDKSNEEARRSSSLVLGGGGLWHDYSFEAQGGIPGLFSPSPWSITGYGKLPLMWAIHNRPVHVYGVGVGPLDSDDARSTVRFLGEQATTISVRDESSRKLLLSIPGWSKSVNLFPDPVFALDLAPYQMDTGPLQDGKITLGINLRQWPYHDLEPLMNNLAAAITSLSETTPVKLVGIPLQTNADTEMIQNLFRRLPPTATREMLAKSSHSTTIQAISRCSAMISMRLHACILSWRLGVPTAGFAYDTKVKNTFDQLGVPEACLPIEPSLPQLTEAILRIVQSPKDLIQKTTPELKTVEQQSRNGLSYLRLWLKSGSGNIPFGENMAQK; translated from the coding sequence ATGTCCATATCAATATGCCTTTTTGGCTCCCTTATGGAGGCCCATGTCAATCGAAGCCTGCATCAGGCTCTGAAAAACGAAGGGTGTCAAATCCTTTCAACCGGTCCTGTGTGGGGCGGGCACGACCTCCCGAAGGATGAAGGGGACATTGAAAAAATCAGAAACAAACTGCACTTGGCTATCGACCATAAAATTGATGTACTGTTCGTTATCAGGGCAGCAGCCCTGCCGCCCAAACTGGTGCGAGAAGCAAAGGCCAAAGGAGTGTTCACCGTTGTCTGGCTTCCAGACGACCCTGTGCTCTATGATTTTTTGTACAAGCATGTCGTTGATGAATACGATCTAGTGCTCAATTGCGGGTCAAAAAATATTCTTGATTTTTATACGGCAAAAGGTCACCAACCCGGAATAAACTTTCCGTTTTGGACCTCTTCTGATTTCTTCCCATACTGCTACAACCCAGAAAAATCAGCACTTGACGTTGTTTTCTGGGGCAACTGCACAGGGGCCGGTCGTAAAGCCCGATATGAAACTATAGCGGCTCTCCCTGCGAGGACGCGCACCTTCGGCCGTATCGGGGATGACCCCATGGGGTTGCACGGGGGTGTCATCAAAGACATAAACAACACGGAAAAACTCGTCAGCAAAACATTTTGCAACTTCAAAATTGGGTTGAATATCCCTCAACACTTTTCCGACTATGCAGACTCTGTATACTCATTCAAAGGGCTCGAAAAACTGGGATCATTTCAAATTCCAAGTAGAGTTGTTCAATATGCGGCATCAGGTATGCCCATCCTCAGCTTCGGCAACACGTTGAACGGCCTGCTGCCGGGTGCCATCTGTGTCAATTCGCAAGAAGAAGCCGCAAAAAAACTTGAAGTGCTTCGGGACGCGGACAGACTGCTGTCACTTTCACGGGAAGTGCATGCCAGCTTCAAACGGTTTTACAGCGCAACAATCCGGGCTAAATTTCTGCTCGCCCTTTTGGATGGCAGTCTCAGCAACCCCTATGGCATGTCGAGTGAAAAACGGGCGCGTCTCTTTTTTGATGCCGCAGACACGCTTGCGTGCACGAAAAGCTGGCTCACAAAAGACGCACCGACGAAAAAATCAAACGTTACAATCGCGGGATACTACGGGCGAGAAAACCTCGGAGACGAACTCATTCTGCAGTCCATGGTGAACAACGTGGACACCCCGGACGCCTCCGTCGAATTTACCGTTGCGGCCGAGGATCCGAAAAACGCGGCCGCCATGCACGGATTGCGAACAATACCCCGACACGAACTGGACAAAAGCAACGAAGAGGCCCGCCGATCCTCCTCCCTTGTCCTCGGAGGAGGAGGGCTGTGGCACGATTACTCCTTTGAAGCCCAAGGAGGAATCCCCGGCCTGTTCTCACCTTCTCCGTGGTCGATAACCGGCTATGGGAAATTGCCGCTTATGTGGGCAATCCACAACAGGCCGGTCCATGTCTATGGAGTGGGTGTCGGACCGCTCGACTCGGATGACGCACGCTCCACGGTCCGCTTTCTCGGAGAACAAGCAACCACCATTTCCGTTCGTGACGAAAGCTCCAGAAAGCTGCTGCTCTCAATTCCGGGCTGGTCAAAATCGGTAAACCTGTTTCCTGACCCGGTCTTTGCCCTGGATTTGGCCCCATACCAAATGGACACAGGACCTTTACAAGACGGAAAAATCACCCTCGGCATAAATCTTCGCCAATGGCCGTATCATGATCTGGAACCACTGATGAACAACCTAGCTGCGGCAATAACATCACTGTCCGAAACAACGCCTGTGAAACTCGTGGGCATTCCGTTGCAGACAAACGCAGACACGGAAATGATACAGAATTTGTTTCGCAGGCTTCCCCCAACGGCAACCCGAGAAATGCTTGCAAAATCAAGTCACTCAACCACCATTCAGGCAATCTCCCGATGCTCGGCGATGATTTCCATGCGTCTGCACGCTTGCATTCTGTCTTGGCGCCTCGGCGTACCGACAGCAGGCTTTGCATACGACACCAAGGTAAAAAACACCTTTGACCAGCTTGGTGTTCCTGAAGCCTGCCTTCCGATTGAACCTTCATTGCCACAATTAACAGAGGCCATCTTACGAATCGTTCAATCCCCAAAAGACCTCATCCAAAAAACAACGCCCGAACTCAAAACCGTCGAGCAACAGTCCCGCAACGGACTTTCCTATTTGCGGCTCTGGCTAAAGTCTGGATCAGGCAATATTCCATTCGGCGAAAACATGGCCCAAAAATAA
- a CDS encoding cytidylyltransferase domain-containing protein, with the protein MKKQRPFVRRPQDWCQKIVDRYFPGTLKSISDEIKRSGRKCDKTVIHIAARSGSSRLKDKNIKPLCGIPLMGYTIAIARSMGADRILVNTDSAEYAKTAERYGAEIPFLRPPELATDKVSPGIATYYAQKWLLQQEYPVKTWIELYPTSPFRNAIKMQKYLKKAKKSGSFFTVAVPQTSFDNIYDENMCQRSSNAEPNENHNIFFKRIGNMTGHDLVLSNLHWRHCQIINDPVELIDIDTESDFEKATKIIDSGCYNFGVPIC; encoded by the coding sequence TCAGGCGACCGCAAGACTGGTGCCAAAAAATTGTCGACAGATATTTCCCAGGCACATTGAAAAGCATATCCGATGAAATCAAACGCTCCGGCAGAAAGTGCGACAAAACGGTAATCCATATCGCAGCCCGAAGCGGCTCCAGCCGCTTGAAAGACAAAAACATAAAACCCTTATGCGGCATACCGCTCATGGGTTATACTATCGCCATTGCCCGAAGCATGGGGGCAGACAGGATTCTAGTAAACACGGACTCCGCTGAATATGCCAAGACAGCCGAACGGTACGGAGCAGAAATCCCCTTCCTGAGACCGCCCGAACTCGCGACCGATAAAGTGTCTCCAGGAATCGCCACCTATTACGCGCAAAAGTGGCTGCTTCAGCAGGAATACCCTGTAAAAACCTGGATTGAACTCTACCCGACGTCTCCATTCAGAAACGCCATCAAAATGCAGAAATATTTGAAAAAGGCCAAAAAATCAGGAAGCTTCTTTACCGTGGCAGTTCCCCAAACCTCATTCGACAATATCTATGATGAAAATATGTGCCAACGTTCTTCTAACGCAGAACCAAACGAAAACCACAACATCTTCTTCAAAAGAATTGGAAACATGACAGGTCATGACTTGGTCCTATCAAATCTGCACTGGCGGCATTGCCAAATCATCAACGACCCCGTTGAACTCATAGATATAGACACGGAAAGTGATTTCGAAAAAGCAACAAAGATAATAGATTCAGGATGTTACAATTTTGGAGTTCCCATATGTTAA